In Sphingomonas psychrotolerans, the following proteins share a genomic window:
- a CDS encoding ABC transporter ATP-binding protein: MLTMRELSKVYRADTVQTTALDAIDLDIAEGEFVAIMGPSGCGKSTLLNMIGMLDSPSSGSYLFNGKEVAGLSESKLADVRKESIGFIFQSFNLVDELSVRDNVELALLYHNVSASERKRRVDEVMDKVGIAHRARHRPSQLSGGQQQRVAVARALVANPKLILADEPTGNLDTHHGEEVMRMLQTLNGEGSTIVMVTHSPAHADYAGRIVSMLDGRILQERRRAA, from the coding sequence ATGCTGACGATGCGCGAGCTCTCCAAGGTCTACCGTGCCGACACGGTGCAGACGACCGCGCTGGACGCGATCGATCTCGACATCGCCGAAGGCGAGTTCGTCGCGATCATGGGGCCTTCGGGCTGCGGAAAATCGACTCTGCTCAACATGATCGGGATGCTCGATAGCCCGTCCTCGGGATCGTATTTGTTCAATGGCAAGGAAGTCGCCGGGCTCTCCGAGAGCAAGCTCGCCGATGTCCGCAAGGAGAGCATCGGCTTCATCTTCCAGAGCTTCAACCTGGTCGACGAGCTGAGCGTCCGCGACAATGTCGAGCTGGCCTTGCTGTACCACAATGTCTCCGCTTCCGAGCGCAAGCGCCGCGTCGACGAAGTGATGGACAAGGTCGGCATCGCCCACCGCGCCCGGCATCGGCCGAGCCAGCTTTCGGGCGGGCAACAGCAGCGCGTCGCGGTCGCCCGCGCGCTCGTCGCCAACCCCAAATTGATCCTCGCCGACGAGCCTACCGGCAATCTCGACACGCATCACGGCGAGGAAGTGATGCGGATGCTCCAGACGCTCAACGGCGAAGGCTCGACCATCGTGATGGTGACGCATTCGCCCGCGCACGCCGATTATGCCGGACGGATCGTCTCGATGCTCGACGGCCGCATCCTGCAGGAGCGGCGCCGGGCGGCGTGA
- a CDS encoding efflux RND transporter periplasmic adaptor subunit has translation MQKNGGDRPVTGSGMDAVVETRKLSTRAKAALGGAVALIGALLFWWFAPSGSSQTVGADQVTISTVTRGTFDDFIPLRARVTPLLTVYIDAVEGGRVEKMLVEDGATVAQGQPIALLSNAELQLSTLARQTEVEQQINNMRSQELALAQTRLANERAVLEADLALDKARRQYEREKPLAGKGFVTAKQFSDTEADYRYRARNLAALRRSQATDARLQTSQLSQQQAAAQSMQSGLSIARANLDALQLRAPVAGQLSGFSVQVGQSLQRGERVGQIDSPGRNKLIAGVDEFYLGRVQLQQRAGLDFGGKRYAAKVTKIYPQVQNGQFQVDLQFVGAEPANIQRGQTMQARLTLGDPAPALLVPNGAFYNETGGNWIFVVTPDGGSAVKRQVRLGRRNSEFIEVLEGLEAGEKVLTSPYTGYADKTRLDLTK, from the coding sequence AAAGCTGTCGACCAGGGCCAAGGCGGCATTGGGCGGAGCGGTGGCGCTGATCGGAGCCCTGCTGTTCTGGTGGTTCGCGCCCTCGGGTTCGAGCCAGACCGTCGGCGCCGATCAAGTCACGATTTCGACCGTGACGCGCGGCACCTTCGACGATTTCATTCCGCTCCGCGCCCGCGTCACACCCTTGCTCACCGTCTACATCGATGCCGTCGAAGGCGGCCGGGTCGAGAAGATGCTCGTCGAGGACGGCGCGACCGTGGCGCAGGGCCAGCCGATCGCCTTGCTGTCCAACGCTGAGCTCCAGCTCTCGACTCTCGCGCGCCAGACCGAGGTCGAGCAGCAGATCAACAACATGCGCAGCCAGGAACTCGCGCTCGCCCAGACCCGGCTCGCCAACGAGCGCGCCGTGCTCGAGGCCGATCTCGCGCTCGACAAGGCGCGGCGCCAGTACGAGCGCGAGAAGCCACTGGCGGGCAAGGGCTTCGTCACCGCCAAGCAATTTTCGGACACCGAGGCGGACTATCGCTATCGTGCCCGCAATCTCGCCGCGCTCCGGCGCAGCCAGGCGACCGACGCGCGGCTCCAGACCAGCCAGCTCTCGCAGCAGCAGGCCGCGGCGCAGTCAATGCAGTCGGGCCTGTCGATCGCTCGCGCCAATCTCGACGCCCTCCAGCTCCGCGCGCCGGTGGCGGGCCAGCTCTCGGGCTTCTCGGTCCAGGTCGGCCAGTCGCTCCAGCGCGGCGAGCGGGTCGGGCAGATCGACAGCCCGGGGCGCAACAAGCTGATCGCCGGCGTCGACGAATTCTATCTCGGCCGCGTCCAGCTCCAGCAGCGCGCCGGCCTCGATTTCGGCGGCAAGCGCTACGCGGCCAAGGTCACCAAAATCTACCCCCAGGTTCAGAACGGCCAGTTCCAGGTCGATCTGCAGTTCGTCGGCGCCGAGCCCGCGAACATCCAGCGCGGCCAGACGATGCAGGCGCGGCTCACGCTCGGCGATCCGGCGCCGGCTCTGCTCGTCCCGAACGGCGCCTTCTACAACGAGACCGGCGGCAACTGGATCTTTGTGGTCACCCCGGACGGCGGCAGCGCAGTCAAACGTCAAGTCCGCCTCGGCCGCCGCAATTCCGAATTCATCGAAGTGCTCGAGGGGCTCGAAGCCGGCGAGAAGGTGCTGACCTCGCCTTACACCGGCTATGCCGACAAGACGCGCCTGGACCTGACCAAATAA